Part of the Tepiditoga spiralis genome, ATAATTTCAAACTATCAACTAATTTTTTAGCTTCAAGATATTTTTTACCTCGTCTCATTTATTCTCCTCCTCTCTTATCCTTCTATTACTTCTATACCCATTTGTCTTGCAGTTCCTTCGATTATTTTCATTGCTGCATCGATATCTCTTGCATTCAAATCAGGCATTTTTATTTCTGCTATTTCTTTTACTTGGCTCTTTTTAATCTTACCAGCAATTTCTTTTCCAGGATTACTTGCTGCTGATTTTAAACCAAGAGCTTTTTTGATAAGAAATGAAGCTGGAGGAGTCTTTACTACAAATGTAAATGATCTGTCTTCATAAACTGAAATTTCAACAGGTAAAAGTGTACCAGCTTTATCTGCTGTTGCTGCATTAAATTTTTTACAAAATTCCATTAAATTAACTCCAACTTGACCTAAAGCAGGTCCTACAGGTGGAGCTGGTGTTGCCTTAGCAGCTTGCAACTGTAATTTTATAACTCTTGTTAATTTTTTTGCCATTTTTCTACCTCCTTGTGGTTATATCGGAAAAATTCCTCCCACGATTTACTTCTTTATAATAATATATTATTTTTAAAATAAAAAGCACAATCGTAAAATATTGATTTAGAAAAAGTTAAATTTAATCAAGAATTTTTTCTATTTCCGATAAAGAAAGTTCCACTTCTGTTTCTCTACCAAACATAGTAACAGAAACTGTAACTTCTTGTTTTTGTAAATTTAATTCTTTAATTTTACCAGTAAAGAATTCAAAAGGTCCTGAAATTATTTTTACATGTTCATCAAGAGAATAATCCGATCTCATTTTAACTTTCTTTTCCTTATATTCTTCTTCACCAGATGTTCTTAATAACACCCTTATCTCTTTTCTATTCAATTTAATAGGCTTTCCACCAACATTTAAAAACGTTGAAACATAAGGAATAGATTGTATTAATTTTTCAGATTCTTTTAAATGAATCATCTCAATAAAAATATATCCAGGAAATAACTTTACTCTGCTTGTCTTTATTATTTTAATTTCTTTTCTCATAGAATGTTCTTTAATTTCTATTCTTCCAGACGATTTTGCAAAATATTGTTCTCCACTCGCCAATTTTTCATCTTTATTGACAGTTGTTCCAACTTTAAATACCTTACTATTAAAAAGTTTCAATGGAACAACGTAAACATCATTTTCACCATCTGTTGTTTCAACAACTAGCCTTTTTACTTTTATTACTGCTCCAACTTCTCCATCAACATCACTTTCATATGAAAAATCTTTTGTAAATGGAGTACCTGGTTTTACATTTTTACCAACACGAATACCAGGAATTATTCCAGCTCTTTCTGGAATCAAAAATGTTTTTGAATATTTTTTATCATTTGTTTCTACTATTATTTTTCTATAATTCTTTGATTCAATTATTTCTCCGGAATGTTTAACTAATGTAGCGGGTTCTTCTGCGATTAAATCATTCTTTTTTACATCTTTACCTTTTTTTATAAAAATTTCAGCATTTGGAGATACAAAAAATCTATCTCCTTTTTTATTAGAATAATTTATTTCTTCAACTTCTGGAATTAAAATTTTTCCAAAATAATTTTGAATTCCATGCATCTTTGCTTTTTCTTGTATCATTTCTTTTACTTTATTTTCCATTCCGGAGTATGCTTGTAAAACATACCACTCTTTACGCACTTAACATCACCCACTTTTTATTTTTTTTACTTACCGGGTGGCAAAGTTGCTGATGCACCTCCAAGTAATAATGGATAAACTAGTTTTTGGAAAAAGTTCAACATACCAAAATCTACTAGCATAAGGTATAAGGCTATAAAAACTATTATTACTAATACAACAGCTGTTGAATTTAATAGTTCTTTTCTTGATGGCCAATTAACCTTTCTTGCTTCTTGCATTACAGAACTTAAAAAAACCCAAAATTTAGACACA contains:
- the secE gene encoding preprotein translocase subunit SecE; translated protein: MSKFWVFLSSVMQEARKVNWPSRKELLNSTAVVLVIIVFIALYLMLVDFGMLNFFQKLVYPLLLGGASATLPPGK
- the rplK gene encoding 50S ribosomal protein L11 encodes the protein MAKKLTRVIKLQLQAAKATPAPPVGPALGQVGVNLMEFCKKFNAATADKAGTLLPVEISVYEDRSFTFVVKTPPASFLIKKALGLKSAASNPGKEIAGKIKKSQVKEIAEIKMPDLNARDIDAAMKIIEGTARQMGIEVIEG
- a CDS encoding transcription termination/antitermination NusG family protein produces the protein MRKEWYVLQAYSGMENKVKEMIQEKAKMHGIQNYFGKILIPEVEEINYSNKKGDRFFVSPNAEIFIKKGKDVKKNDLIAEEPATLVKHSGEIIESKNYRKIIVETNDKKYSKTFLIPERAGIIPGIRVGKNVKPGTPFTKDFSYESDVDGEVGAVIKVKRLVVETTDGENDVYVVPLKLFNSKVFKVGTTVNKDEKLASGEQYFAKSSGRIEIKEHSMRKEIKIIKTSRVKLFPGYIFIEMIHLKESEKLIQSIPYVSTFLNVGGKPIKLNRKEIRVLLRTSGEEEYKEKKVKMRSDYSLDEHVKIISGPFEFFTGKIKELNLQKQEVTVSVTMFGRETEVELSLSEIEKILD